One stretch of Zingiber officinale cultivar Zhangliang chromosome 6B, Zo_v1.1, whole genome shotgun sequence DNA includes these proteins:
- the LOC121989411 gene encoding probable protein phosphatase 2C 68 isoform X1, whose protein sequence is MAEICKQATKVSSASIGETRLRRFRIVTAVGEDTGKKRHRVDPGCDYVENHGEDTRNGSTQRTRAALMESERICRARDLESMVGDGRPRYGVTSVRGRRREMEDAVTVRLDFVHRHHFFGVYDGHGCSHLLPDGANWCRPFQVAESCRDRMHEMVVEEISASMPGKGLDWPAIMEISFARMDAEAVACCNGGSAPGTVVASCRCEMQTTKCDHVGSTAVVAVVEPTRIVVANCGDSRAVLCRNGVPVPLSSDHKPDRPDELRRIEEAGGRVIYWDGARVLGVLAMSRAIGDSYLKPYVIAEPEVTVTERKEEDECLILGSDGLWDVVSNEMACEIARTCLRNSGPRARTAVAMREEEETGSDRACSDAALLLTKLALARRSTDNISVVVVDLRTRR, encoded by the exons ATGGCCGAGATCTGCAAGCAGGCGACGAAGGTCTCCTCGGCATCAATCGGTGAGACCAGGCTGCGGCGGTTTAGGATCGTCACTGCGGTGGGGGAGGATACGGGCAAGAAGAGGCATAGAGTGGATCCTGGCTGCGACTACGTTGAGAACCACGGAGAGGATACAAGGAATGGGTCGACACAGAGGACAAGAGCAGCATTGATGGAATCGGAGCGTATTTGCAGAGCTAGAGATTTGGAGTCGATGGTTGGGGATGGGCGTCCAAGGTATGGGGTGACATCGGTCCGCGGTCGGAGGAGGGAAATGGAGGACGCCGTTACTGTTCGCTTAGACTTCGTTCATCGACACCATTTCTTCGGCGTCTACGACGGCCATGGATGCTCGCAT TTGCTACCGGATGGGGCAAATTGGTGCCGGCCTTTTCAGGTGGCGGAATCATGCAGAGATCGGATGCATGAGATGGTGGTGGAGGAAATATCGGCATCGATGCCTGGGAAGGGTTTGGATTGGCCCGCCATCATGGAGATCAGCTTCGCGCGGATGGATGCGGAGGCTGTGGCCTGTTGCAACGGAGGGTCGGCGCCAGGCACAGTGGTGGCGTCCTGCCGGTGCGAGATGCAGACGACCAAGTGCGATCACGTCGGCTCCACCGCCGTGGTCGCGGTGGTGGAGCCGACAAGGATCGTCGTAGCCAACTGCGGCGACTCTCGTGCTGTGCTCTGCCGAAACGGCGTGCCCGTCCCTCTCTCGTCCGATCATAAG CCGGACCGACCCGACGAGCTGAGGCGGATCGAGGAGGCCGGTGGTCGAGTCATCTACTGGGACGGCGCCAGAGTTCTGGGTGTCCTGGCCATGTCGCGAGCGATAG GCGATAGTTATCTGAAGCCGTACGTGATAGCGGAGCCGGAGGTGACGGTGAcggaaaggaaggaggaggacGAGTGTCTGATACTGGGAAGCGACGGACTCTGGGACGTGGTGAGCAACGAAATGGCGTGCGAGATCGCGAGGACGTGCCTGCGGAACAGCGGCCCGAGGGCGAGGACCGCGGTGGCGATGAGGGAAGAGGAAGAAACGGGGTCGGACAGGGCATGCTCGGACGCAGCGCTTCTGTTGACGAAGCTAGCGTTGGCGCGGCGCAGCACGGACAACATCAGCGTCGTCGTCGTCGATCTCAGAACAAGACGCTGA
- the LOC121989410 gene encoding pentatricopeptide repeat-containing protein At5g59600-like, with amino-acid sequence MGKTNLSHWIALIHGSSRQALHRRTLQLFRQMLHQGFAPDRYVLPTILRACARIPDSNTGRALHAVAIRSSLHHDAFVRSALIDMYCKCSHVPDARRLFDATLDTDLVIWNAIVSGYAHFIAAEAALVLAVKMPSLGLKPDLVTWNALISGFAHQGENEMATELLRSMQSDGIEPDVFSWTSIISGFVFNFKYDKAFEIFIHMVKIARLRPSSITISNLLPACANAADLRRGKQIHGFALVAGIAEDLYVGSALIDMYTKCGLAHEAHKVFDDMPERSTVSWNSMIFGYANQGYCKEAIELFYRMGSTGERPDHLSFTAALSACSHGGMVELGKGLFHSMQAKHRIEPRMEHYACMVDMLGRAGELTEACDLIAEMPMEPDAFVWGALLAASRSHSNIELAKLAASHLLKLEPESAGSCLLLSNALADAGRHRDAVQVKKLIKRRKLRTLLGRSWLEVASV; translated from the coding sequence ATGGGTAAGACAAATCTCAGCCACTGGATCGCACTCATCCACGGCTCCTCCCGCCAAGCCCTCCACCGCCGCACCCTCCAACTCTTCCGACAGATGCTCCATCAAGGCTTCGCTCCCGACCGTTACGTCCTCCCCACCATCCTCCGGGCTTGCGCCCGCATTCCCGACTCAAACACCGGCCGAGCTCTCCACGCCGTCGCCATCCGCTCCTCCCTCCACCACGACGCCTTCGTCCGCAGTGCCCTCATCGACATGTACTGCAAGTGCAGCCATGTTCCCGACGCCCGACGCCTGTTCGACGCAACGCTCGACACGGACCTGGTCATCTGGAACGCCATCGTCTCCGGCTACGCTCACTTTATCGCGGCAGAAGCCGCGCTTGTTCTCGCCGTCAAGATGCCGTCTTTGGGGTTAAAACCCGATCTTGTCACGTGGAACGCCCTCATCTCCGGATTCGCTCACCAGGGCGAGAATGAAATGGCCACGGAGTTGTTGAGATCGATGCAGTCGGATGGGATCGAGCCCGACGTGTTCTCCTGGACCTCCATCATCTCCGGCTTTGTGTTCAATTTCAAATACGATAAAGCCTTTGAGATCTTTATCCATATGGTGAAGATTGCAAGACTCCGGCCGAGCTCGATCACCATCAGTAACCTCTTGCCAGCTTGTGCCAATGCAGCGGATTTGCGCCGCGGGAAACAGATTCACGGCTTCGCTCTGGTTGCAGGAATTGCAGAGGATTTGTATGTTGGTAGCGCGCTGATTGACATGTATACCAAATGCGGCCTCGCTCACGAAGCGCACAAGGTGTTCGATGATATGCCGGAAAGAAGCACGGTTTCATGGAATTCTATGATATTTGGCTACGCTAATCAAGGCTACTGCAAGGAAGCAATCGAGCTCTTCTATCGAATGGGAAGCACAGGAGAGAGACCCGATCATCTTTCATTTACGGCCGCGCTGTCGGCTTGTAGTCATGGCGGAATGGTCGAGCTCGGTAAGGGATTGTTCCACTCAATGCAGGCGAAGCACAGGATCGAGCCAAGGATGGAGCACTATGCTTGCATGGTGGACATGCTGGGGAGAGCAGGCGAGCTCACAGAGGCCTGCGATTTGATCGCAGAGATGCCCATGGAGCCTGACGCTTTCGTATGGGGAGCATTGCTTGCGGCAAGTCGGAGCCACAGCAATATCGAGCTCGCAAAGTTGGCAGCTTCGCATCTGCTTAAGCTCGAGCCAGAGAGCGCAGGGAGCTGTCTGCTGCTGTCAAATGCTCTAGCAGACGCTGGGAGACATAGAGATGCTGTTCAGGTGAAGAAACTAATCAAGAGAAGGAAATTGAGAACGTTGTTGGGTCGCAGTTGGTTGGAAGTTGCATCAGTGTGA
- the LOC121989411 gene encoding probable protein phosphatase 2C 68 isoform X3: MAEICKQATKVSSASIGETRLRRFRIVTAVGEDTGKKRHRVDPGCDYVENHGEDTRNGSTQRTRAALMESERICRARDLESMVGDGRPRYGVTSVRGRRREMEDAVTVRLDFVHRHHFFGVYDGHGCSHLLPDGANWCRPFQVAESCRDRMHEMVVEEISASMPGKGLDWPAIMEISFARMDAEAVACCNGGSAPGTVVASCRCEMQPTRIVVANCGDSRAVLCRNGVPVPLSSDHKPDRPDELRRIEEAGGRVIYWDGARVLGVLAMSRAIGDSYLKPYVIAEPEVTVTERKEEDECLILGSDGLWDVVSNEMACEIARTCLRNSGPRARTAVAMREEEETGSDRACSDAALLLTKLALARRSTDNISVVVVDLRTRR; this comes from the exons ATGGCCGAGATCTGCAAGCAGGCGACGAAGGTCTCCTCGGCATCAATCGGTGAGACCAGGCTGCGGCGGTTTAGGATCGTCACTGCGGTGGGGGAGGATACGGGCAAGAAGAGGCATAGAGTGGATCCTGGCTGCGACTACGTTGAGAACCACGGAGAGGATACAAGGAATGGGTCGACACAGAGGACAAGAGCAGCATTGATGGAATCGGAGCGTATTTGCAGAGCTAGAGATTTGGAGTCGATGGTTGGGGATGGGCGTCCAAGGTATGGGGTGACATCGGTCCGCGGTCGGAGGAGGGAAATGGAGGACGCCGTTACTGTTCGCTTAGACTTCGTTCATCGACACCATTTCTTCGGCGTCTACGACGGCCATGGATGCTCGCAT TTGCTACCGGATGGGGCAAATTGGTGCCGGCCTTTTCAGGTGGCGGAATCATGCAGAGATCGGATGCATGAGATGGTGGTGGAGGAAATATCGGCATCGATGCCTGGGAAGGGTTTGGATTGGCCCGCCATCATGGAGATCAGCTTCGCGCGGATGGATGCGGAGGCTGTGGCCTGTTGCAACGGAGGGTCGGCGCCAGGCACAGTGGTGGCGTCCTGCCGGTGCGAGATGC AGCCGACAAGGATCGTCGTAGCCAACTGCGGCGACTCTCGTGCTGTGCTCTGCCGAAACGGCGTGCCCGTCCCTCTCTCGTCCGATCATAAG CCGGACCGACCCGACGAGCTGAGGCGGATCGAGGAGGCCGGTGGTCGAGTCATCTACTGGGACGGCGCCAGAGTTCTGGGTGTCCTGGCCATGTCGCGAGCGATAG GCGATAGTTATCTGAAGCCGTACGTGATAGCGGAGCCGGAGGTGACGGTGAcggaaaggaaggaggaggacGAGTGTCTGATACTGGGAAGCGACGGACTCTGGGACGTGGTGAGCAACGAAATGGCGTGCGAGATCGCGAGGACGTGCCTGCGGAACAGCGGCCCGAGGGCGAGGACCGCGGTGGCGATGAGGGAAGAGGAAGAAACGGGGTCGGACAGGGCATGCTCGGACGCAGCGCTTCTGTTGACGAAGCTAGCGTTGGCGCGGCGCAGCACGGACAACATCAGCGTCGTCGTCGTCGATCTCAGAACAAGACGCTGA
- the LOC121989411 gene encoding probable protein phosphatase 2C 68 isoform X2: MAEICKQATKVSSASIGETRLRRFRIVTAVGEDTGKKRHRVDPGCDYVENHGEDTRNGSTQRTRAALMESERICRARDLESMVGDGRPRYGVTSVRGRRREMEDAVTVRLDFVHRHHFFGVYDGHGCSHVAESCRDRMHEMVVEEISASMPGKGLDWPAIMEISFARMDAEAVACCNGGSAPGTVVASCRCEMQTTKCDHVGSTAVVAVVEPTRIVVANCGDSRAVLCRNGVPVPLSSDHKPDRPDELRRIEEAGGRVIYWDGARVLGVLAMSRAIGDSYLKPYVIAEPEVTVTERKEEDECLILGSDGLWDVVSNEMACEIARTCLRNSGPRARTAVAMREEEETGSDRACSDAALLLTKLALARRSTDNISVVVVDLRTRR, from the exons ATGGCCGAGATCTGCAAGCAGGCGACGAAGGTCTCCTCGGCATCAATCGGTGAGACCAGGCTGCGGCGGTTTAGGATCGTCACTGCGGTGGGGGAGGATACGGGCAAGAAGAGGCATAGAGTGGATCCTGGCTGCGACTACGTTGAGAACCACGGAGAGGATACAAGGAATGGGTCGACACAGAGGACAAGAGCAGCATTGATGGAATCGGAGCGTATTTGCAGAGCTAGAGATTTGGAGTCGATGGTTGGGGATGGGCGTCCAAGGTATGGGGTGACATCGGTCCGCGGTCGGAGGAGGGAAATGGAGGACGCCGTTACTGTTCGCTTAGACTTCGTTCATCGACACCATTTCTTCGGCGTCTACGACGGCCATGGATGCTCGCAT GTGGCGGAATCATGCAGAGATCGGATGCATGAGATGGTGGTGGAGGAAATATCGGCATCGATGCCTGGGAAGGGTTTGGATTGGCCCGCCATCATGGAGATCAGCTTCGCGCGGATGGATGCGGAGGCTGTGGCCTGTTGCAACGGAGGGTCGGCGCCAGGCACAGTGGTGGCGTCCTGCCGGTGCGAGATGCAGACGACCAAGTGCGATCACGTCGGCTCCACCGCCGTGGTCGCGGTGGTGGAGCCGACAAGGATCGTCGTAGCCAACTGCGGCGACTCTCGTGCTGTGCTCTGCCGAAACGGCGTGCCCGTCCCTCTCTCGTCCGATCATAAG CCGGACCGACCCGACGAGCTGAGGCGGATCGAGGAGGCCGGTGGTCGAGTCATCTACTGGGACGGCGCCAGAGTTCTGGGTGTCCTGGCCATGTCGCGAGCGATAG GCGATAGTTATCTGAAGCCGTACGTGATAGCGGAGCCGGAGGTGACGGTGAcggaaaggaaggaggaggacGAGTGTCTGATACTGGGAAGCGACGGACTCTGGGACGTGGTGAGCAACGAAATGGCGTGCGAGATCGCGAGGACGTGCCTGCGGAACAGCGGCCCGAGGGCGAGGACCGCGGTGGCGATGAGGGAAGAGGAAGAAACGGGGTCGGACAGGGCATGCTCGGACGCAGCGCTTCTGTTGACGAAGCTAGCGTTGGCGCGGCGCAGCACGGACAACATCAGCGTCGTCGTCGTCGATCTCAGAACAAGACGCTGA
- the LOC121989409 gene encoding BEL1-like homeodomain protein 9, translated as MASSAADRFGGGGGGAGAGDEQLLLLHHHHHPQMYYHVPQYSRREKLRFPSVAAAEEEEASPASRSLLVLHEPGGAAAPIYSAGANSLTAFHSASTSPSIYHNNYGSVAQFDGHGVLPVAPPSLQGQRRQIPTQGFSLSLSSSPSARPRSHLAGRPAPLGPFTGYAAVLNRSRFLQPARRLLEEACQVGPSQASADGGGSASRGACQQELLLDADPPPREPALVDDHGMDDDVAGSGSEHQWKKTTLISMLDEVCRRYKQYYQQVQDVITSFESVAGLSSAAPYASIALKIMSKHFRCLKNIISDQLHQVNKSTKATVRREDISSFGLLNNTGFLQRPTNITDHAALAAQAQPHIWRPQRGLPERAVSVLRAWLFEHFLHPYPTDVDKHNLAKQTGLTRNQVSNWFINARVRLWKPMVEEIHSLDMRQKNKTSSHQPQPSSSNFPYSDVPSSGVNISPARVNVVSLTLGLQNDSGARFAGEPLPVSVASRFGLEECNDPYLVRAFGKDRLLHDFVG; from the exons ATGGCTTCTTCGGCCGCGGATCGgttcggcggcggcggcgggggaGCAGGAGCAGGGGATGAGCAGCTGCTGCTGCTGCACCACCACCACCATCCGCAGATGTACTATCACGTGCCGCAGTACAGCCGAAGGGAGAAGCTGCGGTTCCCTTCGGtggcggcggcggaggaggaaGAGGCGTCTCCGGCGTCGAGGTCTCTGCTTGTACTGCACGAGCCCGGCGGCGCGGCGGCGCCGATCTACTCGGCGGGAGCGAATTCTCTGACCGCCTTCCACTCCGCCTCCACGTCGCCCTCCATCTACCACAATAACTACGGCAGCGTCGCGCAATTCGACGGCCACGGTGTGCTCCCGGTCGCGCCGCCGTCGCTGCAGGGGCAGCGCCGCCAGATCCCCACGCAAGGCTTCTCCCTCTCGCTCTCATCCTCCCCCTCCGCGCGCCCGCGGAGCCACCTCGCTGGCCGGCCCGCCCCGCTCGGCCCCTTCACCGGCTACGCCGCCGTCCTCAACCGCTCCCGGTTCCTCCAGCCGGCGAGGAGGCTGCTCGAGGAGGCGTGCCAGGTGGGACCCAGCCAAGCCTCCGCCGACGGCGGAGGCAGCGCTAGCCGCGGCGCCTGCCAGCAGGAGTTGCTCCTGGATGCCGATCCGCCGCCGAGGGAGCCGGCGCTGGTGGACGATCACGGCATGGATGATGACGTCGCCGGCTCTGGCTCGGAGCACCAGTGGAAGAAGACCACGCTCATCTCAATGTTGGACGAG GTCTGCAGAAGATACAAACAATACTATCAGCAAGTGCAAGATGTTATCACATCTTTTGAGTCAGTCGCGGGGTTGAGCTCCGCTGCTCCATACGCCTCGATCGCCCTCAAAATCATGTCCAAACACTTCCGATGCCTGAAGAACATCATCTCTGACCAACTCCACCAGGTGAACAAAAGCACCAAAGCCACTGTCCGAAGAGAAGATATCTCAAGCTTTGGTCTACTAAACAACACTGGATTCCTTCAAAGACCAACCAATATCACTGACCATGCTGCCTTGGCAGCTCAAGCTCAACCACACATATGGCGGCCTCAAAGGGGGCTTCCGGAGCGAGCCGTCTCCGTCCTCCGGGCATGGCTCTTTGAGCACTTCTTGCATCC GTATCCCACTGATGTGGACAAGCATAACTTGGCGAAACAAACTGGTCTCACAAGAAACCAG GTCTCTAATTGGTTTATCAATGCACGAGTCCGTCTTTGGAAGCCAATGGTTGAGGAGATCCACTCGCTCGATATGCGTCAGAAGAACAAAACGAGCAGTCACCAACCACAGCCGTCGTCCTCCAACTTCCCGTACTCCGATGTGCCTTCAAGTGGAGTGAACATTTCGCCGGCCCGGGTTAACGTCGTGTCACTCACCCTCGGCCTGCAGAACGACAGTGGGGCTCGCTTTGCCGGGGAACCACTGCCGGTGAGTGTGGCAAGCCGGTTCGGGCTGGAGGAGTGCAATGACCCCTATTTGGTGAGAGCTTTTGGGAAGGATCGTTTGCTGCATGACTTCGTTGGGTGA